Proteins encoded by one window of Bubalus bubalis isolate 160015118507 breed Murrah chromosome 4, NDDB_SH_1, whole genome shotgun sequence:
- the LOC102413461 gene encoding olfactory receptor 6C2-like, whose product MRNSTVTTFILLGLTDDPQLQVFLLIFLFLTYMLSLTGNLTIIFLILLDSHLKTAMYYFLQNFSFLEISFTSACIPRYLYNIATGDKVITYNACVSQVFFTDLFAVTEFFLLAAMSYDRYVAICKPLHYVTIMSRTVSRRLVFCCWVAGLFIIIPPLSLGLELEFCDSNIVDHFVCDTSPILKISCSNTWYMEQTVIICAVLTLLMTLMCVALSYIYIIKTILGFPSAQQKKKAFSTCSSHMIVVSITYGSCIFIYIKPSAKDSVAINKGVTILITSIAPVLNPFIYTLRNKQVKQAFNNSFKRIAIFSQENKRM is encoded by the coding sequence ATGAGAAACAGTACAGTAACCACATTCATTCTGCTGGGACTGACAGATGACCCTCAACTGCAGGTTTTCCTTcttatcttcctctttctcacCTACATGCTAAGCCTAACTGGGAATCTGACCATCATCTTCCTCATCTTACTGGACTCCCACCTTAAGACAGCCATGTACTATTTCTTACAAAATTTCTCCTTCTTGGAGATCTCATTCACATCAGCTTGTATTCCCAGATATCTGTATAACATCGCGACAGGTGACAAGGTCATTACCTACAATGCCTGTGTCAGCCAAGTATTTTTTACTGACCTCTTTGCTGTAACTGAGTTTTTTCTCCTAGCTGCTAtgtcctatgaccgctatgtggccatctgcaaaccccTGCATTATGTGACCATCATGAGTCGCACAGTCTCCAGAAGACTTGTCTTTTGTTGTTGGGTAGCTGGTCTATTCATTATAATCCCCCCACTTAGCCTAGGCCTAGAATTGGAATTTTGTGATTCTAATATCGTTGATCATTTTGTCTGTGATACATCTCCCATCCTGAAAATCTCATGTTCAAATACTTGGTACATGGAACAGACTgttatcatctgtgctgtgctgACCTTACTTATGACACTGATGTGTGTGGCTCTGTCCTATATTTATATCATCAAGACAATTTTAGGATTCCCTTCTgcccaacaaaagaaaaaggccTTTTCCACTTGCTCTTCCCACATGATTGTAGTTTCAATCACCTATGGTAGCTGCATCTTCATCTACATCAAACCTTCAGCAAAGGACTCAGTGGCCATTAACAAGGGTGTGACCATCCTCATTACTTCCATCGCTCCAGTGCTGAACCCTTTCATTTACACACTGAGAAACAAGCAAGTCAAACAAGCCTTCAATAATTCATTCAAAAGAATTGCGAtattttcccaagaaaataagagaatgtaA